ATTATGATAAAATGATAAAGTTGTTATTAATTCATGTCAATTGTTGTATAGACGTGTCAATTGACGATAAGATATTTAGTTTAAAATAAAGGGATATAGTGAGAGACGTTATAGGTCTGCCTCTGTTGGTACATGTTCCTATTATGACTAGAATATGATAACTAATCAACAAGGGGTAATAAAGAATATTAAATATAATATAAGTTTTATCTTACATAAAGTGTGATTTCAGCTTTGTTATAAAGCTGGAGGAGGAGTATCATGTCCAAGCAGCAAATTATTCGCGGTACGCTAATACTAACTGCCGCAACTTTTCTGTCGAAATTTCTAGGATTAGCATATACATTTCCATTTGAAGCGATAATTGGGGATGAAGGGGGCGGGGAGCTTTTCTCATATGCATATGATCCGTATACAATTTTATTAAGCATATCGACGATGGGTGTTCCGCTGGCAGTTTCCAAGTTTGTAGCTAAATACAATGCACTTGGTGATTACGAGACAGGAAGACGTTTATATCGCTCAGGGTTAACGTTAATGGCTGCTACAGGAGTAGTTTCTTTTTTGGCGCTTTACTCTCTTGCCCCATTTATGGCTCCTAAAATCATAACACTCGAGAGTAAGCATAGTGTTGAGGATGTCGTATATGTCATTCGGATGGTAAGTACAGCTCTTATTATCGTTCCTGTGATGAGTCTAATAAGAGGTTTCTTCCAAGGATACGAATCAATGGGACCAACGGCTGTTTCACAAGTAATTGAGCAAATTGTTCGGATTATATTTTTACTTGGTGGTGCTTATGTAATACTTAACGTACTGGAAGGTACAGTAACCCAAGCAGTTGGTTTTGCCGTTTTCTCAGCATTTATTGGTGCATTAGCTGGATTAGCTATTCTAATTTGGTATTGGATGAAGAGGAAGTCGAAGCTTGATCAGCTTCTCTTGAAAAATACTTATCAAGCAAAGTTGTCTTATAAGCAAATGTACAAGGAATTACTTACATATGCAGGTCCATTTGTATTTGTCGGTATAGCAAATCCTCTTTTTAAGACGATAGATATGTTTACTTTTAATAACGCAATGGCTTCAATTGGAAAAGGTGCAATTTCAGGCGAGTTATTCGGTTTATATAACTTTTGGTTGCACAAACTGATCCTTATTCCAGTGGCATTTGCAACAGCGATGGCATTAACTTTAATCCCAACGATTACAGCTTCTTTTACTGAACAGAAAAATGCAATTATGAAACAACAAATTTCGCAAGCTTTACAAATTATTATGTTCCTTGTTACACCTGCAGCAATTGGTATGGCTGTTGTGTCTTATCCTGCTTACGGGTTTTTATATGGAGTAGAAGATATTCAACTTGGTGGTTCAGTTCTTCGTTTTTATGCACCAGCTGCGCTACTCTTTGCGCTTTTTATCGTATCAACGTCTGTGATGCAAGGAGTAAACCAGCAACGTTATGCAGTTATTAGCTTACTGATCGGTCTCTTTTTTAAGTTAATTTTAAATGTACCTCTTATTAAGCTATTTGAAGTGTACGGTGCCATAAGTGCAACGATGATTGGTTATTTATTTGCAATAGGATTTAATTTATGGATTATTGCTAAACATACTGAAGTTCGATATAACATATTGATGCGAAGGTCTTTGTTTATCATTATTTTAACTTTGTTGATGGTTATTTTTACAGCACTAACTCAATATATCCTTCAACTATTTATTGCTCCTGAAGATGGACGAATTCAATCAGGATTTGTATTAGCAGTTTCAATGTTAGTTGGAGTTATCGTATATGGCGGACTAAGTTATCGTTTCAATCTTGCAGGTTCTCTGTTAGGACAACGTTTTGCATTTTTAAAGAAAACAAAGAAGAACATTGATTAAGAGCTGTCGTATAGCACTTAATCATTAGCTACGATAGCCGATTATTTAATAGATTGTCCATTTAATTGACGGCAACGAGTTATCGTGCCGTCTACTTTTTAGTTATGAACTAAAATATAAGACTGTCGATTATACATTCAGGTTGATAAGAAATAATTAATATAAGGAGGGCATGAAATGCGAATTGATAAGCTATTATCAAATATGGGTTATGGAAGTCGAAAAGACACGAAGAAGCTGCTAAAGTCAGGGGCAGTAAAAATCGATGATCAAGTAATAAAAGATGGGAAGTTCCATGTTGATCCTAACGTGGAAACAGTTACGGTACATGGTGAAGTAGTTAATTATAAAGAATTTATCTATTTAATGATGAATAAACCAGATGGAGTAATTTCTGCTACTGAAGATTTGAATCAAGAAACAGTTGTTGATCTTCTTGAAACGGAAGACTTTGTATTTGAACCGTTTCCAGTGGGGCGCTTAGATAAAGATACAGTTGGTTTGTTGTTACTGACGAATGATGGTAAGTTAGCTCATCAATTGCTATCACCTAAAAAACATGTACCAAAAGTTTATTATGCAAAAATTGATGGACATGTAACAGTTAAAGACGTTGAAGCATTTCAAAAGGGTGTCATCCTCGATGACGGTTATCTAACAAAACCAGCAAAATTAGATATTATTAAAAGTGGAGAAGAATCAGAGATCGAACTTACGATTACAGAAGGTAAATTTCATCAAGTGAAACGAATGTTTGAATCAGTTGACAAACGTGTAACTTTTTTGATGCGTATTAAGATGGGAGCACTTGCTTTAGATGAGACACTGCGTTACGGAGAGTATCGTGAATTGACTGACGAGGAAATTGGGGTATTATTTGGAGAAGGTGAAATTTAATAGTTGCTGTACAAAGAAAAACCGTAGATATAACTACGGTTTTTTACGTCTATATATTTTATTGGATATGAAAAAATAACTTTCAAAGTTGTAGTCGGGAATTACTCGCCTAGCTCAAATTATGATGTGATTTTAACTCGTTTTTTAGTGGTGGTCCATTTTCCGCGACTAGGGCTACGTACAAGATCATTGTATGCTAATACATTTAAGTCTCTTTGAATTGTTCTGGAAGTTGTTCCGAACTCTTCAGCAAGAGCCTCTGTTGTTACTATTCCATGTTCATTAATAAACAAATAAACGGATTTCACACGAGTCAGCATACGTGAAGTTGCAGGATTCAAAAAACCACTCCTTAAATACTTGTTTAACTGAAATCTTCATTTTAAACAAAGGAATTGAACCAAAAACCTAGCTGGACATCACCAATAAGCAGTTATTAAGTTATAACGTATGTTCACAATAAGCTATACTAAGCACAATTTTTTATCAGATTGAACACACTTTTATAATAAAATTATTTTATACGTTTATTTTACATGACATGCGTGTGTAAGATCCAGCAATTTGATTGAGTTTACAGAAAATTAATAGCATAACATCAATATTTACATGGTTTTGTAGATAGTCACCCCGTTTCTGTAGTAAAAATAAAATGCATTAATTATGTAATATTAGTATATGTATTGTTAGCAGAATGTTATGATTATTTCTACGTTAAATTAGAAAATCCTGCTAATAATTTATTTTTTATATTCATATTTGACATTTTTCGCTAAGATTCCTTCAACAATACATGAAAATTGTTAAGAAATTTACTGAAATATTGTTAAAAAATTTAAAGTTTCTAGTAAAGGTCATATAAATAACGAATTTTAACTAAGTACAATAGTAATGCAGAGCTGTTGAAATTATTATTGCATATTACTTTTTATAAGCGTGGTCAATGTTTACAACTCTTTCTTGTTTGCATAGAGCATGCTATTCTTAATAGTGGAATATTGAGGAAAAGAGGGGTGTCATTGTATTTTTTTCGCTCGCTTTTTTTAAAATTACTCAAGGTTAACAATTGGGTATTAATTTCAGCAAGTTTCACTTTGATTTTGTTTAGTACAATTATGGTCACTTTTTTAGAACCTGAAACCTTTCCGACTTTATTTGAAGGATTTTGGTGGGTAATGACTACTGTTACAACAGTAGG
This genomic interval from Bacillus solimangrovi contains the following:
- a CDS encoding pseudouridine synthase → MRIDKLLSNMGYGSRKDTKKLLKSGAVKIDDQVIKDGKFHVDPNVETVTVHGEVVNYKEFIYLMMNKPDGVISATEDLNQETVVDLLETEDFVFEPFPVGRLDKDTVGLLLLTNDGKLAHQLLSPKKHVPKVYYAKIDGHVTVKDVEAFQKGVILDDGYLTKPAKLDIIKSGEESEIELTITEGKFHQVKRMFESVDKRVTFLMRIKMGALALDETLRYGEYRELTDEEIGVLFGEGEI
- a CDS encoding DeoR family transcriptional regulator; the protein is MNPATSRMLTRVKSVYLFINEHGIVTTEALAEEFGTTSRTIQRDLNVLAYNDLVRSPSRGKWTTTKKRVKITS
- a CDS encoding putative polysaccharide biosynthesis protein, which encodes MSKQQIIRGTLILTAATFLSKFLGLAYTFPFEAIIGDEGGGELFSYAYDPYTILLSISTMGVPLAVSKFVAKYNALGDYETGRRLYRSGLTLMAATGVVSFLALYSLAPFMAPKIITLESKHSVEDVVYVIRMVSTALIIVPVMSLIRGFFQGYESMGPTAVSQVIEQIVRIIFLLGGAYVILNVLEGTVTQAVGFAVFSAFIGALAGLAILIWYWMKRKSKLDQLLLKNTYQAKLSYKQMYKELLTYAGPFVFVGIANPLFKTIDMFTFNNAMASIGKGAISGELFGLYNFWLHKLILIPVAFATAMALTLIPTITASFTEQKNAIMKQQISQALQIIMFLVTPAAIGMAVVSYPAYGFLYGVEDIQLGGSVLRFYAPAALLFALFIVSTSVMQGVNQQRYAVISLLIGLFFKLILNVPLIKLFEVYGAISATMIGYLFAIGFNLWIIAKHTEVRYNILMRRSLFIIILTLLMVIFTALTQYILQLFIAPEDGRIQSGFVLAVSMLVGVIVYGGLSYRFNLAGSLLGQRFAFLKKTKKNID